A single Aminobacterium mobile DSM 12262 DNA region contains:
- the ribF gene encoding riboflavin biosynthesis protein RibF → MIQVIGAFDGFHKGHQLLLKEAARLSREQNDQWGVVTFSPHPQFIFNPRRLFLLFSEEEKKIIVSALDIPHILWVPFDERFASLSPFEFLDFLESKVHLTGIVVGENFRFGAGRKGNISLLREYCHNNRLFFSPVPTLEIDGLAVSSTVVRGEVLSGRMQMAKYLLGYPFFMYQEIIPGHRRGRELGFPTANMNVPSHKIIPPSGVYAATVIVDGKCYPGALNIGSNPTFPDVKSLRIEVHIAGFYGDLYYKKILVFVEEYLRGERRFPNRQALSTQLASDTELSVKLFEKNFAKEHDLYLHFAKYCRS, encoded by the coding sequence ATGATCCAAGTAATAGGAGCTTTTGACGGTTTTCATAAAGGGCATCAATTACTTCTTAAAGAAGCGGCGCGTCTGTCAAGAGAACAAAATGACCAATGGGGCGTAGTTACATTCTCTCCTCATCCTCAGTTTATTTTTAATCCCAGACGGCTTTTCTTGCTGTTTTCAGAAGAAGAGAAAAAAATCATAGTATCGGCACTCGATATTCCTCACATTCTGTGGGTTCCATTTGATGAGCGTTTTGCTTCCTTATCCCCTTTTGAGTTTCTTGATTTTCTTGAAAGCAAAGTCCACTTAACAGGCATTGTTGTAGGCGAAAATTTCCGTTTTGGTGCAGGAAGAAAGGGCAATATTTCACTTCTTAGAGAGTATTGCCATAATAATAGACTTTTTTTCTCTCCCGTACCTACTCTTGAAATAGATGGCTTAGCAGTAAGTAGTACAGTCGTTAGGGGGGAAGTGCTATCTGGTCGTATGCAGATGGCAAAATATCTTCTAGGATATCCGTTTTTTATGTATCAGGAGATTATTCCAGGTCATCGCCGAGGTCGAGAACTCGGTTTCCCCACAGCGAACATGAATGTTCCCTCACACAAAATAATTCCTCCTTCCGGAGTCTATGCTGCTACGGTTATCGTGGATGGGAAATGTTATCCAGGGGCCCTAAATATTGGTTCAAATCCCACATTTCCAGACGTAAAAAGCCTCCGCATAGAAGTTCATATCGCAGGCTTTTATGGAGATCTTTATTATAAAAAAATTCTGGTATTTGTAGAAGAATATTTACGGGGTGAGCGACGTTTCCCTAATCGCCAAGCTTTATCAACCCAACTAGCTTCCGATACGGAACTTTCAGTAAAGCTCTTTGAGAAAAATTTTGCAAAAGAGCACGATCTATACCTACATTTTGCAAAATACTGCCGCTCATAG